A window from Solanum stenotomum isolate F172 chromosome 7, ASM1918654v1, whole genome shotgun sequence encodes these proteins:
- the LOC125869783 gene encoding uncharacterized protein LOC125869783: MDFVMGLPRTPRGIDCIWVIVDRLTKSAHFLPVRSTFSAERLAYVYIQEIVRLHGVSVSIISDRGYQFTSSFWKAFQRELGTRVKLSIAFHPQTDGQLQCTIQVLYHSSIQMASFEALYGRHCRTPVGWFESSEPRSYNTDLLQESLARARGVMSFGRRGKLNTRYIEPFEILRKVGDVAYELALLLAFSAIHPIFHLSMLRWYIPDKSHVLQYDSVELDDRLTFVEEPIAILARDVCQLRSRSIPVVKIQW; this comes from the exons ATGGACTTCGTGATGGGATTGCCTCGGACTCCCAGGGGCATTGATTGTATTTGGGTCATCgttgatcgattgaccaagtccgCTCACTTCCTCCCAGTTCGATCTACATTTAGTGCAGAGCGGTTGGCCTATGTTTATATTCAGGAGATAGTCCGTCTTCATGGTGTGTCAGTGTCCATCATATCAGATCGAGGGTATCAGTTTACATCTAGTTTCTGGAAAGCATTTCAGAGGGAGTTGGGCACCAGGGTTAAACTCAGCATTGCTTTCCACCCACAGACCGATGGCCAGTTGCAGTGCACTATTCAGGTCCT ctaccactcgagCATTCAGATGGCCTCGTTTGAGGCCCTATATGGTAGGCATTGTCGcactccagttggttggtttgagtcctCGGAGCCTAGGTCGTACAATACAGATTTACTCCAGGAGTCTTTGGCGAGAGCTCGG ggtgtgatgagttTTGGCAGGCGGGGAAAGCTTAACACCAGATATATTGAGCCTTTTGAGATCCTGAGGAAGGTTGGTGATGTTGCCTATGAGTTAGCCCTACTTCTTGCATTTTCAGCTATACACCCGATTTTTCATTTATCGATGCTACGCTGGTATATTCCAGATAAGTCTCATGTGCTACAATATGATTCAGTTGAGTTGGATGACAGGCTGACCTTCGTTGAAGAACCGATAGCCATATTAGCCAGAGATGTTTGTCAGCTCCGTTCCCGATCCATTCCTGTAGTTAAGATCCAGTGGTGA